From one Streptomyces sp. R41 genomic stretch:
- a CDS encoding bacteriocin immunity protein translates to MDLRPELLPPPVTERRLRTLADEIERIEDLLFSEDLAEADAAIAAFNAATGHAYGPTDLTGYAGWRDLEDFALEAARPAYPRLSDITREELVEVVRKILDGDPEHSYHLLVLETNVTHPQAYDLLYHPPQDLEDASPERIVDEILAYRPIAL, encoded by the coding sequence ATGGATCTTCGACCGGAGCTGCTGCCCCCGCCTGTCACGGAACGGCGCCTGCGGACGCTCGCCGACGAGATCGAGCGTATTGAGGATCTCCTGTTCAGCGAGGACCTGGCGGAAGCGGACGCGGCCATCGCCGCGTTCAACGCGGCGACCGGTCACGCCTACGGGCCCACGGACCTCACCGGATACGCCGGCTGGCGTGACCTCGAGGACTTCGCGCTCGAGGCCGCCCGGCCGGCGTACCCGAGGTTGTCCGACATCACGCGCGAGGAACTCGTCGAGGTGGTGCGCAAGATCCTGGACGGCGACCCGGAGCACTCGTACCACCTGTTGGTCCTGGAGACCAATGTGACGCACCCACAAGCCTACGACCTGCTCTACCACCCGCCACAAGACCTCGAGGACGCCTCGCCCGAGCGGATCGTGGACGAGATCCTGGCCTATCGTCCGATCGCCCTTTGA
- the paaK gene encoding phenylacetate--CoA ligase PaaK has protein sequence MADSTDSKGLLDAGEGLDADGLRELQLERLRASLRHAYENVPFYRESFDKAGMRPDDCRALADLARFPFTVKADLRENYPYGMFAVPQDRIRRIHASSGTTGRPTVVGYTENDLSMWADMVARSIRAAGGRPGDKVHVAYGYGLFTGGLGAHYGAERLGCTVIPASGGMTARQVQLIQDLKPEIIMVTPSYMLTLLDEFERQGVDPRGTSLRVGIFGAEPWTEEMRREIEERFAIDAVDIYGLSEVIGPGVAQECVETKDGLHIWEDHFFPEVVDPITGEVLPDGEEGELVFTSLTKEAMPVIRYRTRDLTRLLPGTARVFRRMEKITGRSDDMVILRGVNLFPTQIEEIVLRTPGVAPHFQLRLTREGRLDALTVRAEARSGATPEIREAAAQAIAAAVKDGIGVSVTVEIVEPESLERSVGKIKRIVDLRPR, from the coding sequence ATGGCGGATTCCACAGACTCGAAGGGCCTGCTCGACGCCGGAGAGGGGCTTGACGCGGACGGACTGCGGGAGCTCCAACTGGAGAGGCTGCGGGCGTCGCTGCGGCATGCGTACGAGAACGTGCCGTTCTACCGGGAGTCCTTCGACAAGGCAGGGATGCGCCCGGACGACTGCCGTGCGCTCGCCGACCTGGCGCGGTTCCCGTTCACGGTGAAGGCGGATCTGCGCGAGAACTACCCCTACGGAATGTTCGCCGTACCCCAGGACCGGATCCGGCGCATCCATGCCTCGAGTGGCACGACCGGGCGCCCCACAGTCGTCGGCTACACGGAGAACGATCTCTCCATGTGGGCCGACATGGTAGCCCGCTCGATTCGCGCGGCAGGCGGGCGTCCGGGCGACAAGGTGCATGTGGCCTACGGCTACGGGTTGTTCACCGGCGGGCTGGGCGCACACTACGGCGCCGAACGGCTCGGCTGTACGGTGATCCCCGCCTCCGGGGGCATGACGGCACGTCAGGTCCAGCTGATCCAGGACCTTAAACCCGAGATCATCATGGTCACCCCTTCATACATGCTGACGCTGCTCGACGAGTTCGAGCGGCAGGGCGTCGACCCGCGCGGCACCTCACTGCGCGTCGGAATCTTCGGGGCCGAGCCGTGGACCGAGGAGATGCGGCGGGAGATCGAGGAGCGGTTCGCGATCGACGCGGTGGACATCTACGGCCTGTCGGAGGTGATCGGCCCGGGTGTCGCCCAGGAGTGCGTGGAGACGAAGGACGGGCTGCACATCTGGGAGGACCACTTCTTTCCGGAGGTCGTCGACCCGATCACCGGCGAGGTCCTGCCGGACGGCGAGGAGGGCGAGCTGGTCTTCACCTCGCTCACCAAGGAGGCCATGCCCGTCATCCGTTACCGGACCCGGGACTTGACGCGTCTGCTACCCGGGACCGCGCGGGTCTTCCGCCGGATGGAGAAGATCACCGGCCGCAGTGACGACATGGTGATCCTGCGGGGCGTCAACCTCTTCCCCACACAGATCGAGGAGATCGTCCTCCGCACCCCGGGCGTGGCACCGCACTTCCAGCTCCGCCTGACCCGTGAGGGCCGCCTCGACGCACTCACCGTGCGAGCCGAAGCGCGCTCCGGCGCCACACCCGAGATCCGCGAGGCGGCCGCACAGGCCATCGCGGCGGCCGTCAAGGACGGAATCGGCGTGTCGGTCACGGTGGAGATCGTCGAACCGGAGTCGCTGGAGCGCTCGGTGGGCAAGATCAAGCGGATCGTGGATCTGCGCCCGCGTTGA
- a CDS encoding acyl-CoA synthetase, producing the protein MTPGHGSTVDGVLRRSARRTPARVAVDYRERSWTYAELDDAVSRAASVLLAEGVAPGDRVGAYGHNSDAYLIGFLACARAGLVHVPVNQNLTGDDLAYIVDQSGSTLVLADPDLAGQLPDGVRTLPLRDAEDSLLARLDTASPYDGAEPRGDTLVQLLYTSGTTALPKGAMMTHRALVHEYLSAITALDLSAGDRPVHSLPLYHSAQMHVFLLPYLAVGASNVILDSPDGDQLFDLIEAGRADSLFAPPTVWIGLSNRPDFATRDLSGLRKAYYGASIMPVPVLERLRERLPKLAFYNCFGQSEIGPLATVLAPDEHKGRMDSCGRPVLFVDARVVDEHGKDVPDGTPGEVVYRSPQLCEGYWDKPEETAEAFRDGWFHSGDLAVRDADGYFTVVDRVKDVINSGGVLVASRQVEDALYTHDQVAEVAVIGLPDERWIEAVTAVVVPRGEVTETELIAHAREKLAHFKAPKRVLFVDELPRNASGKILKRELRDRFSDSSSDSSSDPSTDA; encoded by the coding sequence ATGACGCCTGGACACGGCAGCACGGTTGACGGGGTGCTGCGGCGCAGCGCCCGGCGCACCCCGGCGCGCGTCGCGGTCGACTACCGCGAGCGCTCCTGGACCTACGCGGAACTCGACGACGCCGTCTCCCGCGCCGCGAGCGTGCTTCTCGCCGAGGGGGTCGCTCCCGGCGACCGGGTCGGCGCCTACGGCCACAACTCGGACGCGTACCTGATCGGCTTCCTCGCCTGCGCCCGCGCGGGACTCGTGCACGTACCGGTCAACCAGAACCTGACCGGCGACGATCTCGCGTACATCGTCGACCAGTCCGGGAGCACGCTGGTCCTGGCCGACCCCGACCTCGCGGGTCAACTCCCCGACGGTGTACGCACCTTGCCGCTGCGCGACGCCGAAGACTCGCTGCTAGCCCGGCTGGACACGGCTTCTCCGTACGACGGTGCCGAGCCGCGCGGCGACACGCTCGTGCAGTTGCTCTACACCTCCGGCACCACAGCCCTCCCAAAAGGCGCGATGATGACGCACCGCGCCCTGGTGCACGAGTACCTGAGCGCGATCACCGCCCTCGACCTGAGCGCGGGGGACCGGCCCGTGCACTCGCTGCCGCTCTACCACTCGGCGCAGATGCATGTGTTCCTGCTCCCGTATCTCGCGGTCGGCGCGTCGAACGTCATCCTCGACTCGCCCGACGGCGACCAGCTCTTCGATCTGATCGAGGCGGGCCGCGCCGACAGCCTCTTCGCCCCGCCCACCGTATGGATCGGCCTGTCGAACCGTCCCGACTTCGCGACCCGCGACCTGAGCGGGCTGCGCAAGGCGTACTACGGCGCGTCGATCATGCCGGTGCCCGTCCTGGAGCGGTTGCGCGAAAGGCTGCCGAAGCTGGCCTTCTACAACTGCTTCGGGCAGAGCGAGATCGGCCCCCTGGCCACGGTCCTCGCACCCGACGAGCACAAGGGGCGGATGGACTCCTGCGGACGTCCGGTCCTCTTCGTGGACGCCCGAGTGGTCGACGAGCACGGCAAGGACGTGCCCGACGGGACACCGGGTGAAGTCGTCTACCGGTCACCGCAGTTGTGCGAGGGCTACTGGGACAAACCGGAGGAGACGGCCGAGGCCTTCCGCGACGGCTGGTTCCACTCCGGGGACCTCGCCGTGCGGGACGCCGACGGGTACTTCACGGTCGTCGACCGGGTGAAGGACGTCATCAACTCCGGTGGCGTACTGGTCGCTTCACGCCAGGTCGAGGACGCCCTCTACACCCACGACCAGGTCGCCGAAGTGGCCGTGATCGGTCTCCCCGACGAGCGCTGGATCGAGGCCGTCACCGCCGTCGTCGTCCCCCGCGGCGAGGTCACCGAGACCGAACTCATCGCCCACGCCCGCGAGAAGCTCGCCCACTTCAAGGCACCCAAGCGAGTCCTTTTCGTGGACGAACTGCCCCGCAACGCGAGCGGGAAGATCCTGAAGCGGGAGCTGCGGGACCGATTCTCGGACTCCTCTTCCGACTCTTCATCGGACCCTTCTACGGATGCTTGA
- a CDS encoding acylase yields the protein MRTRLRRLVVTAVALLTVTATLPAAAAEQQGRQEHPSHGGLSAVIRYTEYGIPHIVAKDYANLGFGTGWAQAADQVCTLADGFVTLRGERSRFFGPDAAPDGSLSSAAKNLSSDLYFRGVRETGTVEKLLAEPAPLGSGREVKDLMRGWAAGYNAWLARNRITDPACQGAAWVRPVTPVDVAARNFALAVLGGQGRGVDGITAAQPPTTSTLTRTPDKQSTATPDAKSTAEAARELFDTADMGSNAVAFSGDRTANGRGLLLGNPHYPWQGGRRFWQMQQTIPGELNVAGGALLGSATISIGHTAHVAWSHTVATGVTLNLHQLTLDQADPTTYLVDGKPERMTKRTVTVDMKDGTPVTRTQWWTRYGPVVTSLGAQLPLPWTSTTAYALNDPNAANLRASDTALGFSKARSTADVLTALRRTQGLPWVNTIAADSGGHSLFTQSQVLPRITDELAQRCSTPLGKLTYPSAGVAILDGSRADCALGSDPDAVQPGIFGPAKMPVLKDAPYAENSNDSAWLANADRPLTGYERVFGTIGTQRSMRTRGAVEDVAAMATKGRLTVRDLQAQQFANRVPAGDLVADDAARACATLPGGAATGSDGKAVDVTEACGVLKAWDHSMNTDSRGALLFDRLWRKLTAAVPAAQLWKVPFSAADPVRTPNTLNTDAPGFTTALADTVTELRTAGIALDARLGANQFVVRGGQRIPVPGGTESLGVWNKVEPVWNPAAGGYSEVTTGSSYIQAVGWDGGRCPVARTLLTYSQSSNPNSPHYSDQTRLFSGERWVTSRFCEKDILSSPGLRVIRVSDHR from the coding sequence ATGCGCACCCGCCTGAGACGGCTCGTCGTCACGGCCGTCGCCCTGCTCACGGTCACGGCCACACTGCCCGCGGCCGCGGCCGAGCAACAAGGCCGTCAGGAACATCCCTCGCACGGCGGCCTGTCGGCCGTGATCCGCTACACCGAGTACGGCATTCCGCACATCGTCGCGAAGGACTACGCGAACCTCGGCTTCGGCACCGGCTGGGCGCAGGCCGCCGATCAGGTGTGCACCCTCGCCGACGGCTTCGTGACCCTGCGCGGCGAGCGGTCCCGCTTCTTCGGACCCGACGCGGCGCCCGACGGCTCGCTGTCCTCGGCGGCCAAGAACCTCTCCAGCGACCTGTATTTCCGCGGGGTGCGGGAGACGGGCACGGTCGAGAAGCTGCTGGCCGAGCCGGCGCCGTTGGGGTCGGGCCGCGAGGTCAAGGACCTGATGCGCGGCTGGGCGGCCGGATACAACGCCTGGCTCGCCCGGAACCGGATCACCGATCCGGCGTGCCAAGGCGCCGCCTGGGTCCGCCCGGTGACTCCTGTGGACGTGGCCGCGCGCAACTTCGCGCTGGCCGTACTCGGCGGCCAGGGCCGTGGGGTCGACGGCATCACGGCCGCGCAGCCACCGACGACGTCCACGCTCACGCGTACGCCTGACAAGCAGAGCACCGCCACCCCCGACGCGAAGAGCACCGCCGAAGCCGCGCGGGAACTCTTCGACACCGCCGACATGGGCTCCAACGCGGTCGCCTTCAGCGGTGACAGGACGGCGAACGGCCGCGGCCTGCTGCTCGGCAATCCGCACTACCCCTGGCAGGGCGGCCGCCGCTTCTGGCAGATGCAGCAGACGATCCCCGGTGAACTGAACGTCGCGGGCGGTGCGTTGCTCGGATCGGCGACGATATCCATCGGGCACACCGCGCATGTGGCGTGGAGCCACACCGTCGCGACGGGCGTCACGCTCAACCTCCATCAGCTGACACTAGATCAGGCCGATCCGACCACGTATCTGGTGGACGGCAAGCCGGAGCGCATGACCAAGCGGACCGTCACCGTCGACATGAAGGACGGCACACCGGTGACGCGCACCCAGTGGTGGACCCGGTACGGCCCGGTCGTCACCTCTCTCGGAGCGCAACTGCCGCTCCCCTGGACCTCCACGACGGCATACGCGCTGAACGACCCGAACGCGGCCAACCTCCGCGCCTCCGACACCGCGCTCGGCTTCAGCAAGGCCCGCAGCACGGCCGATGTCCTGACGGCCCTCAGGCGCACCCAGGGGCTGCCGTGGGTGAACACGATCGCCGCCGATTCGGGCGGCCACTCACTGTTCACGCAGTCGCAGGTACTCCCGCGCATCACCGACGAGTTGGCGCAGCGCTGCTCGACGCCGCTCGGCAAGCTCACCTACCCCTCGGCCGGTGTCGCGATCCTCGACGGCTCACGCGCGGACTGCGCGCTGGGCAGCGACCCGGACGCCGTACAGCCAGGGATCTTCGGACCGGCGAAGATGCCGGTGCTCAAGGACGCGCCGTACGCGGAGAATTCCAACGACAGTGCCTGGCTGGCCAATGCGGACCGGCCGCTGACGGGGTACGAGCGAGTCTTCGGCACGATCGGCACGCAGCGCTCGATGCGTACGCGCGGCGCCGTCGAGGACGTGGCGGCGATGGCCACGAAGGGCCGTCTGACGGTACGGGATCTTCAGGCGCAGCAGTTCGCGAACCGGGTGCCCGCGGGTGATCTCGTCGCGGACGACGCGGCGCGTGCGTGTGCCACTCTGCCGGGTGGCGCAGCAACGGGCAGCGATGGCAAGGCCGTTGACGTGACAGAGGCCTGCGGTGTGCTCAAGGCGTGGGACCACTCCATGAACACCGACAGCCGGGGCGCGCTGCTCTTCGACCGGCTCTGGCGGAAGCTGACGGCCGCGGTCCCGGCCGCGCAGCTGTGGAAGGTCCCGTTCTCGGCGGCGGACCCGGTCCGCACCCCGAACACGCTCAACACCGACGCGCCGGGCTTCACCACGGCCCTCGCGGACACGGTGACCGAGTTGCGTACGGCGGGCATCGCGCTGGACGCGCGGCTCGGCGCGAACCAGTTCGTCGTACGCGGCGGGCAGCGCATCCCCGTGCCCGGCGGCACGGAGTCGCTCGGCGTGTGGAACAAGGTCGAGCCGGTGTGGAACCCGGCGGCCGGTGGATACAGCGAGGTCACCACCGGGTCGTCGTACATCCAGGCCGTCGGCTGGGACGGCGGCCGCTGCCCCGTCGCCCGCACCCTCCTGACGTACTCCCAGTCCTCGAACCCGAACTCGCCGCACTACAGCGACCAGACGCGGCTGTTCTCGGGCGAGCGATGGGTGACGTCACGGTTCTGCGAGAAGGACATCCTGTCCTCGCCCGGACTGCGGGTGATCCGGGTCAGCGACCACCGCTGA
- a CDS encoding acyl-CoA synthetase: MSTPPNGFWAQAAADPGRTALITPDAEEWTAGRLHAAANQLVHGLRGAGLERGDAFAVVLPNGVEFFVAYLAASQAGLYLVPVNHHLVGPEIAWIVSDSGAKVLIAHERFADAARHAADEAKLPATHRYAVGSVEGFRPYAELLDGQSESAPADRTLGWVMNYTSGTTGRPRGIRRPLPGKLPEESYLGGFLGIFGIKPYDDNVHLVCSPLYHTAVLQFAGASLHIGHRLVLMDKWTPEEMLRVIDAHKCTHTHMVPTQFHRLLALPSEVKERYDVSSMRHAIHGAAPCPDHVKRAMIEWWGHSVEEYYAASEGGGAFATAEDWLKKPGTVGKAWPISELAVFDDDGNRLPPGELGTVYMKMSTGGFSYHKDETKTKKNRIGDFFTVGDLGCLDEDGYLFLRDRKIDMIISGGVNIYPAEIEAALLSHPAVADAAAFGIPHDDWGEEVKAVVEPAPGHEPGPALAAAILDHCEQQLARYKRPKSVDFIETMPRDPNGKLYKRRLRDPYWEGRTRVV; the protein is encoded by the coding sequence TGCGCGGGGCGGGCCTCGAACGCGGCGACGCCTTCGCGGTCGTCCTCCCCAACGGCGTCGAGTTCTTCGTCGCCTACCTCGCCGCCTCACAGGCCGGCCTCTACCTCGTCCCCGTCAATCACCACCTCGTCGGCCCCGAGATCGCCTGGATCGTCTCCGACTCGGGCGCCAAGGTCCTCATCGCCCACGAGCGGTTCGCGGACGCCGCCCGGCACGCCGCCGACGAGGCGAAGCTCCCGGCCACGCACCGCTACGCCGTCGGTTCGGTCGAGGGCTTCCGGCCGTACGCCGAACTCCTCGACGGGCAGTCCGAGTCGGCGCCCGCCGACCGCACGCTCGGCTGGGTCATGAACTACACCTCGGGCACCACGGGACGCCCTCGCGGCATCCGGCGCCCGCTGCCCGGCAAACTCCCCGAGGAGTCGTACCTCGGCGGCTTCCTCGGCATCTTCGGCATCAAGCCCTACGACGACAACGTGCACCTGGTCTGCTCACCGCTGTACCACACCGCCGTACTGCAATTCGCGGGCGCGTCGCTGCACATCGGCCACCGTCTGGTGCTGATGGACAAGTGGACGCCCGAGGAGATGCTGCGTGTCATCGACGCCCATAAGTGCACGCACACCCATATGGTCCCGACCCAGTTCCACCGTCTGCTGGCGCTTCCCAGCGAGGTGAAGGAGCGTTACGACGTGTCGTCGATGCGACACGCCATCCACGGCGCCGCCCCGTGCCCGGACCACGTAAAACGGGCCATGATCGAGTGGTGGGGCCACAGTGTCGAGGAGTACTACGCGGCCAGTGAGGGCGGTGGCGCCTTCGCGACCGCCGAGGACTGGCTGAAGAAGCCCGGCACGGTCGGCAAGGCGTGGCCCATCAGCGAACTCGCCGTCTTCGACGACGACGGCAACAGGCTGCCGCCCGGTGAACTCGGCACCGTCTACATGAAGATGAGCACCGGCGGATTCTCGTACCACAAGGACGAGACCAAGACGAAGAAGAACCGCATCGGGGACTTCTTCACCGTCGGCGACCTCGGGTGTCTCGACGAGGACGGCTATCTCTTCCTCCGCGACCGCAAGATCGACATGATCATCTCGGGCGGGGTCAACATCTACCCGGCGGAGATCGAGGCCGCGCTGCTCAGCCACCCCGCCGTCGCCGACGCCGCCGCCTTCGGCATCCCGCACGACGACTGGGGCGAGGAGGTCAAGGCCGTCGTGGAGCCCGCCCCCGGCCATGAACCGGGCCCTGCCCTCGCCGCCGCCATCCTCGACCACTGCGAGCAGCAGCTCGCCCGGTACAAGCGCCCCAAGAGCGTCGACTTCATCGAGACCATGCCGCGCGATCCGAACGGGAAGCTGTACAAGCGGCGGCTGCGGGATCCGTACTGGGAGGGCCGCACGCGGGTGGTGTGA